A single genomic interval of Megalobrama amblycephala isolate DHTTF-2021 linkage group LG15, ASM1881202v1, whole genome shotgun sequence harbors:
- the LOC125247577 gene encoding voltage-dependent T-type calcium channel subunit alpha-1I-like isoform X1 codes for MFLQALISLFVLASKDGWVNIMDHGLDAVAVDQQPITNNNPWMLLYFISFLLIVNFFMLNMFIGIVVENFYKCQLDQEVEEAKRREEETETHGDKETE; via the exons ATGTTTTTACAGGCTCTGATCTCCCTGTTTGTGCTGGCATCAAAGGACGGCTGGGtcaatatcatggatcatggtCTGGATGCAGTGGCAGTGGACCAGCAG CCCATAACCAATAACAACCCCTGGATGCTGCTGTACTTCATCTCGTTCCTCCTGATTGTCAATTTCTTCATGCTGAACATGTTCATTGGAATAGTGGTGGAGAACTTCTACAAGTGCCAACTGGACCAGGAGGTGGAAGAGGCCAAGAGGAGAGAGGAAGAGACTGAAACGCATGGAGACAAAGAGACGGAGTAA
- the LOC125247577 gene encoding voltage-dependent T-type calcium channel subunit alpha-1I-like isoform X2 has product MDHGLDAVAVDQQPITNNNPWMLLYFISFLLIVNFFMLNMFIGIVVENFYKCQLDQEVEEAKRREEETETHGDKETE; this is encoded by the exons atggatcatggtCTGGATGCAGTGGCAGTGGACCAGCAG CCCATAACCAATAACAACCCCTGGATGCTGCTGTACTTCATCTCGTTCCTCCTGATTGTCAATTTCTTCATGCTGAACATGTTCATTGGAATAGTGGTGGAGAACTTCTACAAGTGCCAACTGGACCAGGAGGTGGAAGAGGCCAAGAGGAGAGAGGAAGAGACTGAAACGCATGGAGACAAAGAGACGGAGTAA